One segment of Leucoraja erinacea ecotype New England chromosome 7, Leri_hhj_1, whole genome shotgun sequence DNA contains the following:
- the LOC129699000 gene encoding secreted phosphoprotein 24-like, which produces MKSFLLAIAAVQILHCSGVPSTKHALRASVIKLNEITEITNLCAITGRRVTNTYRTGKHSYNVDLTFSVKETICSKKSGMEFDTPSCRFRPKKIGKKGFCKGRVAYFANKVADVDVKCEGLKTIDSESDSAESSENSFEVKSKRTQSFSNENIVDSRWH; this is translated from the exons ATGAAATCCTTCCTCCTCGCCATCGCTGCCGTGCAGATCCTCCATTGCTCAG GTGTGCCAAGCACTAAACATGCTCTGAGAGCCTCAGTTATAAAGCTGAACGAAATCACCGAGATCACCAACCTGTGCGCAATAACTGGGAGAAGAGTGACAAAT ACTTACCGTACAGGCAAGCATTCGTACAATGTGGATTTGACATTTTCAGTGAAGGAAACTATCTGCTCCAAAAAATCCGGCATGGAATTTGATACGCCTAGCTGCCGCTTCCGCCCCAAGAAGATTGGT AAGAAAGGGTTTTGCAAAGGCCGTGTGGCATATTTTGCTAATAAAGTGGCTGATGTTGATGTGAAATGTGAAGGTCTGAAGACCATTGACAGCGAGAGTGACTCAGCAGAATCAAGTGAAAACAGTTTTGAG GTGAAAAGCAAGAGAACACAATCATTTTCAAAC GAGAACATCGTTGATTCAAGATGGCATTAA